Proteins found in one Oncorhynchus mykiss isolate Arlee chromosome 17, USDA_OmykA_1.1, whole genome shotgun sequence genomic segment:
- the LOC110493676 gene encoding centrosomal protein of 95 kDa isoform X2 yields MGTQEDERDWVDVANDILSKCHINLRLKKVTDCNANVFAALYEAILGEKVPDYIANPGSQEDDVHNIQSVIDSLALDYLQISLSHITGENIVRGDKESIKNLLEIFDGLLEYLTEQISEEESQNGDKEPSCVPVEDAPLPTGTVVPQTEEQEALMERASQYSSVHSAVQSSSKHSLHSWNAEETGSTNELILLGDSARTFTAKQEVEASSQAPGPSTTCAPGTPGTQATLLREPLRSAIPLQPPYQTTPHRPDRAPHSGSQSPPANGLSSGAAVAQEAPTGTSESPRPVADTVTNGVRSPAHNHSPVESEKSVSSQTKVRLEEAKEQPEPTSVGPRRVLFRTQPDIHFLTLQEELEDRAPLDTEEEEEETYTQQDSRAHRGRTGISSRVLEEEDCEEPLSWRRQRNRKAEQELHHMSEKLSRRLEELDLMLKRALGESGEPDEVKEEDKLSHHSDSVMECRRPPRRPTGTPRAPTAPCTRSLSPSPPRARRSLSGQLEGAMREAVRGEVTQRHAARKGRRELHHLPPQHKHSQLEKAYEEELKVYEDRERAAMAKERTRAQEAEREYREAILRDVPRTPKPSQVYTTAAQHRSPRTRQPTPGRRRQDKTRRAPPMKVKDNDLLPLLLEEFPHLHLSPHALGRMWQQQLGQVDRLNASLSLDNQRQGPRTKLTSQVEEVQRRHNLLVEIIRKEQEHNRRLRDFKERIQQQKSTQNRLKEQRQQIARAKKYHSDYHVQLRARMMRARTKEERMFKQVFEEGLEVQKARLREQRAYAKEQRQEHQNKHRDQIQSMENYYKDQFSLLAETLAIERQDIQVRKKAQEKALQKMKRELRSKMEREIGELQKIIVQDDDDDYFHGLEVQRLRGRVQMASFQYNTSCQH; encoded by the exons ATGGGAACCCAAGAAGATGAGCGAG ATTGGGTGGACGTGGCGAATGATATCCTTAGCAAGTGTCACATTAACCTAAGACTGAAGAAGGTGACGGACTGTAATGCCAATGTTTTTGCCGCCTTGTATGAGGCCATCTTGGGGGAGAAAGTCCCAG actACATCGCCAACCCGGGCAGTCAGGAGGATGATGTCCACAACATCCAGTCTGTGATCGACTCCCTGGCTCTGGATTACCTTCAGATCAGCCTTTCACACATCACAG GCGAGAACATTGTACGAGGGGACAAGGAGTCCATCAAGAACCTGTTGGAGATCTTTGACGGGCTGCTTGAGTATCTCACCGAACAGATCAGTGAAGAGGAGTCGCAAAATGGAG aCAAGGAACCAAGCTGTGTTCCTGTTGAGGATGCCCCCCTTCCTACAGGGACAGTGGTCccccagacagaggaacaggagGCCCTAATGGAGAGAGCCTCCCAGTATTCTAGTGTGCA CTCTGCCGTCCAGTCTAGCAGCAAACATTCCCTTCACTCTTGGAATGCAGAGGAGACGGGCTCGACCAATGAGCTTATCCTCCTGGGAGACTCCGCCCGCACGTTCACGGCCAAACAAGAAG TGGAAGCCTCTTCCCAAGCTCCGGGCCCCAGCACCACGTGTGCCCCGGGAACCCCAGGCACCCAGGCCACTCTACTGAGGGAGCCCCTGCGCTCGGCCATCCCCCTGCAACCCCCATACCAGACCACCCCCCACAGGCCCGACAGAGCTCCCCACTCGGGCAGCCAGTCTCCCCCAGCCAACGGTCTCAGCAGCGGGGCTGCAGTGGCGCAGGAGGCACCCACTGGCACCTCAGAG tCCCCAAGGCCAGTGGCTGACACAGTTACCAATGGAGTGCGCTCGCCAGCCCACAACCACTCACCTG TCGAGAGTGAGAAGTCTGTGTCCAGTCAAACCAAGGTCAGGCTAGAGGAGGCCAAGGAGCAGCCAGAG CCTACCAGTGTGGGGCCCAGGAGGGTTCTATTCCGGACACAGCCAGACATTCATTTCCTCACCCTGCAGGAAGAGCTGGAGGACAGGGCACCACTGGacactgaggaagaggaggaagagacctACACGCAGCAGGACAGCCGGGCTCACAGGGGGCGGACGGGGATCAG TAGCAGGGTACTAGAGGAGGAGGATTGTGAGGAGCCTCTCTCCTGGCgtagacagagaaacaggaagGCAGAACAGGAGCTGCACCACATGTCTGAGAAGCTGTCCCGACGACTAGAGGAGCTGGACCTG ATGTTAAAGAGAGCGCTAGGAGAGAGCGGAGAGCCCGACGAGGTCAAAGAGGAAGACAAACTGTCCCACCACAGTGACAGTGTCATGGAGTGTCGCAGGCCCCCAAGGAGGCCAACAG GTACTCCGCGagcccccacagccccctgtaccCGCTCCCTGTCCCCCTCACCTCCCCGGGCCCGTCGCTCTCTCTCAGGTCAGCTAGAGGGCGCCATGAGAGAGGCGGTGCGCGGAGAGGTCACACAGAGACACGCCGCCCGTAAGGGCCGACGGGAACTCCACCATCTACCGCCCCAACACAAACACAGCCAG CTGGAAAAAGCCTATGAGGAGGAGCTGAAAGTGTACGAGGACAGAGAACGGGCTGCTATGGCCAAGGAACGAACCAGAGCACAGGAGGCG GAGAGGGAATACAGAGAGGCCATACTGAGAGATGTTCCCCGAACCCCTAAACCGTCCCAAGTGTACACCACAGCAGCCCAACACCGCTCCCCCAGGACCAGACAACCAACTCCGGGCCGCAGACGACAGGACAAAACCAGGAGAGCCCCACCAA TGAAGGTGAAGGACAACGACCTGCTCCCCCTGCTCCTGGAGGAGTTCCCCCACCTGCACCTCTCGCCCCACGCCCTGGGCAGGATGTGGCAGCAGCAGCTGGGCCAGGTGGACCGCCTCAACGCCTCCCTCTCCCTGGACAACCAGAGGCAGGGGCCACGCACTAAACTCACCAGCCAG GTGGAGGAGGTTCAGAGGAGACACAACCTGCTGGTGGAGATCATCCGCAAAGAGCAAGAACACAACAGACGCCTG agGGATTTTAAGGAGCGTATCCAGCAACAGAAGTCGACTCAGAACCGTCTGAAGGAGCAGAGGCAGCAGATCGCCCGGGCCAAGAAGTACCACAGTGACTACCACGTCCAGCTCCGCGCGCGCATGATGAGGGCCCGCACgaaagaggagagg ATGTTTAAGCAGGTCTTTGAGGAGGGCTTGGAGGTGCAGAAGGCTCGTCTCCGAGAGCAGAGGGCCTACGCCAAGGAGCAGCGCCAGGAGCACCAGAACAAACACCGAGACCAGATCCAGTCTATGGAGAACTATTACAAGGACCAG TTTTCATTGTTGGCTGAAACTCTCGCTATAGAGCGACAGGATATCCAAGTACGGAAGAAGGCCCAAGAAAAG GCCCTTCAGAAGATGAAGCGAGAGCTGCGCTccaagatggagagggagataggCGAGCTGCAGAAGATTATCGTCCAGGACGACGACGACGACTACTTCCACGGCCTGGAGGTCCAAAGGTTACGGGGTCGCGTGCAGATGGCTTCCTTCCAGTACAACACCAGCTGTCAGCACTGA
- the LOC110493676 gene encoding centrosomal protein of 95 kDa isoform X1, whose protein sequence is MGTQEDERDWVDVANDILSKCHINLRLKKVTDCNANVFAALYEAILGEKVPDYIANPGSQEDDVHNIQSVIDSLALDYLQISLSHITGENIVRGDKESIKNLLEIFDGLLEYLTEQISEEESQNGDKEPSCVPVEDAPLPTGTVVPQTEEQEALMERASQYSSVHSAVQSSSKHSLHSWNAEETGSTNELILLGDSARTFTAKQEVEASSQAPGPSTTCAPGTPGTQATLLREPLRSAIPLQPPYQTTPHRPDRAPHSGSQSPPANGLSSGAAVAQEAPTGTSESPRPVADTVTNGVRSPAHNHSPVESEKSVSSQTKVRLEEAKEQPEPTSVGPRRVLFRTQPDIHFLTLQEELEDRAPLDTEEEEEETYTQQDSRAHRGRTGISSSRVLEEEDCEEPLSWRRQRNRKAEQELHHMSEKLSRRLEELDLMLKRALGESGEPDEVKEEDKLSHHSDSVMECRRPPRRPTGTPRAPTAPCTRSLSPSPPRARRSLSGQLEGAMREAVRGEVTQRHAARKGRRELHHLPPQHKHSQLEKAYEEELKVYEDRERAAMAKERTRAQEAEREYREAILRDVPRTPKPSQVYTTAAQHRSPRTRQPTPGRRRQDKTRRAPPMKVKDNDLLPLLLEEFPHLHLSPHALGRMWQQQLGQVDRLNASLSLDNQRQGPRTKLTSQVEEVQRRHNLLVEIIRKEQEHNRRLRDFKERIQQQKSTQNRLKEQRQQIARAKKYHSDYHVQLRARMMRARTKEERMFKQVFEEGLEVQKARLREQRAYAKEQRQEHQNKHRDQIQSMENYYKDQFSLLAETLAIERQDIQVRKKAQEKALQKMKRELRSKMEREIGELQKIIVQDDDDDYFHGLEVQRLRGRVQMASFQYNTSCQH, encoded by the exons ATGGGAACCCAAGAAGATGAGCGAG ATTGGGTGGACGTGGCGAATGATATCCTTAGCAAGTGTCACATTAACCTAAGACTGAAGAAGGTGACGGACTGTAATGCCAATGTTTTTGCCGCCTTGTATGAGGCCATCTTGGGGGAGAAAGTCCCAG actACATCGCCAACCCGGGCAGTCAGGAGGATGATGTCCACAACATCCAGTCTGTGATCGACTCCCTGGCTCTGGATTACCTTCAGATCAGCCTTTCACACATCACAG GCGAGAACATTGTACGAGGGGACAAGGAGTCCATCAAGAACCTGTTGGAGATCTTTGACGGGCTGCTTGAGTATCTCACCGAACAGATCAGTGAAGAGGAGTCGCAAAATGGAG aCAAGGAACCAAGCTGTGTTCCTGTTGAGGATGCCCCCCTTCCTACAGGGACAGTGGTCccccagacagaggaacaggagGCCCTAATGGAGAGAGCCTCCCAGTATTCTAGTGTGCA CTCTGCCGTCCAGTCTAGCAGCAAACATTCCCTTCACTCTTGGAATGCAGAGGAGACGGGCTCGACCAATGAGCTTATCCTCCTGGGAGACTCCGCCCGCACGTTCACGGCCAAACAAGAAG TGGAAGCCTCTTCCCAAGCTCCGGGCCCCAGCACCACGTGTGCCCCGGGAACCCCAGGCACCCAGGCCACTCTACTGAGGGAGCCCCTGCGCTCGGCCATCCCCCTGCAACCCCCATACCAGACCACCCCCCACAGGCCCGACAGAGCTCCCCACTCGGGCAGCCAGTCTCCCCCAGCCAACGGTCTCAGCAGCGGGGCTGCAGTGGCGCAGGAGGCACCCACTGGCACCTCAGAG tCCCCAAGGCCAGTGGCTGACACAGTTACCAATGGAGTGCGCTCGCCAGCCCACAACCACTCACCTG TCGAGAGTGAGAAGTCTGTGTCCAGTCAAACCAAGGTCAGGCTAGAGGAGGCCAAGGAGCAGCCAGAG CCTACCAGTGTGGGGCCCAGGAGGGTTCTATTCCGGACACAGCCAGACATTCATTTCCTCACCCTGCAGGAAGAGCTGGAGGACAGGGCACCACTGGacactgaggaagaggaggaagagacctACACGCAGCAGGACAGCCGGGCTCACAGGGGGCGGACGGGGATCAG tAGTAGCAGGGTACTAGAGGAGGAGGATTGTGAGGAGCCTCTCTCCTGGCgtagacagagaaacaggaagGCAGAACAGGAGCTGCACCACATGTCTGAGAAGCTGTCCCGACGACTAGAGGAGCTGGACCTG ATGTTAAAGAGAGCGCTAGGAGAGAGCGGAGAGCCCGACGAGGTCAAAGAGGAAGACAAACTGTCCCACCACAGTGACAGTGTCATGGAGTGTCGCAGGCCCCCAAGGAGGCCAACAG GTACTCCGCGagcccccacagccccctgtaccCGCTCCCTGTCCCCCTCACCTCCCCGGGCCCGTCGCTCTCTCTCAGGTCAGCTAGAGGGCGCCATGAGAGAGGCGGTGCGCGGAGAGGTCACACAGAGACACGCCGCCCGTAAGGGCCGACGGGAACTCCACCATCTACCGCCCCAACACAAACACAGCCAG CTGGAAAAAGCCTATGAGGAGGAGCTGAAAGTGTACGAGGACAGAGAACGGGCTGCTATGGCCAAGGAACGAACCAGAGCACAGGAGGCG GAGAGGGAATACAGAGAGGCCATACTGAGAGATGTTCCCCGAACCCCTAAACCGTCCCAAGTGTACACCACAGCAGCCCAACACCGCTCCCCCAGGACCAGACAACCAACTCCGGGCCGCAGACGACAGGACAAAACCAGGAGAGCCCCACCAA TGAAGGTGAAGGACAACGACCTGCTCCCCCTGCTCCTGGAGGAGTTCCCCCACCTGCACCTCTCGCCCCACGCCCTGGGCAGGATGTGGCAGCAGCAGCTGGGCCAGGTGGACCGCCTCAACGCCTCCCTCTCCCTGGACAACCAGAGGCAGGGGCCACGCACTAAACTCACCAGCCAG GTGGAGGAGGTTCAGAGGAGACACAACCTGCTGGTGGAGATCATCCGCAAAGAGCAAGAACACAACAGACGCCTG agGGATTTTAAGGAGCGTATCCAGCAACAGAAGTCGACTCAGAACCGTCTGAAGGAGCAGAGGCAGCAGATCGCCCGGGCCAAGAAGTACCACAGTGACTACCACGTCCAGCTCCGCGCGCGCATGATGAGGGCCCGCACgaaagaggagagg ATGTTTAAGCAGGTCTTTGAGGAGGGCTTGGAGGTGCAGAAGGCTCGTCTCCGAGAGCAGAGGGCCTACGCCAAGGAGCAGCGCCAGGAGCACCAGAACAAACACCGAGACCAGATCCAGTCTATGGAGAACTATTACAAGGACCAG TTTTCATTGTTGGCTGAAACTCTCGCTATAGAGCGACAGGATATCCAAGTACGGAAGAAGGCCCAAGAAAAG GCCCTTCAGAAGATGAAGCGAGAGCTGCGCTccaagatggagagggagataggCGAGCTGCAGAAGATTATCGTCCAGGACGACGACGACGACTACTTCCACGGCCTGGAGGTCCAAAGGTTACGGGGTCGCGTGCAGATGGCTTCCTTCCAGTACAACACCAGCTGTCAGCACTGA